In Monodelphis domestica isolate mMonDom1 chromosome 1, mMonDom1.pri, whole genome shotgun sequence, the sequence TAACACAAATGTATGCCTGGAAACCTAACATTAGAGGCACATGCATGGAAGGAGTGAAATATTCTAAGAATAAACTTAAATTATGTCAGATTTTTTTGTGAGAGCCAAGATGGATTGATCCATTTACACAATGGGCAGACTGGGTCATGAATCATATCCTAGAGCCCATGTTTGGTGCTCATttactcaatcaatcaatatttattcaaGTCTGGTAGGGAAAGAATTATGCTATTCAATAACTAAGGGGTAAAGTTCAAGTAAGTTATCATCCCCTTCAAAGGGTGTAAACACTTAATTGACCTTCAACCtgattgttgattgttttgtATTAGGAACTCCCAGTGAAAAAACTTTCTGAGTCAATGTAGATCagtatttagtttccaatttataACATATGAGAGTCACCCAGGACCCTGAGAGGTTAAAAGTGCTACTCTAGCTAACAGCCAAGTATGATTTTGAAATGGGACATAAAGTTGGATCTACCTTACTCCAAAGTTAGGACTCCATCTATTATACCACAGTTCCTCTATTACTGTGTGTAAATCTTTGAGCTTCTGTTAATCAATTTGTAACAAAAGGGGTAAGATTAGATGTTCTTAAGGTTCCTGAAAAACCAGTCATTGGATCCTGTGGTCTTATAACAAACAATATTAAAGTATAAGTCCATAAGCAAGGTGCAAAACAAAGTACTATAGGAGGTTGATGGGTAAATTTTCCTGCTGAGGACATTATACAACACTCTTTTAGCTTCCTAGCTCTCCTTGCTGCTTACCAGGAATAGTGAATCTAAAGCTGGTCTCAGATTCTTCCCAAAGACTATTTTCCAAGGGAATTAAAGATGCTAAAAGTATATCTCCTTATAACTTCTTACAGATGAGGGCAAACGTGATGTGTATATAACTAAGACATCTGTGCCAGATCATTGGATTATCATTTGTGAGGGTGAGCTCCATGGCAAACAAATCAGAGTGGCCAAACTTGTGGGTAAGTAGCATGTGATTCTGTGAATCCCAGCAAAAGAACAATGTCATTATGTAGGACAGCTGTTAGAACCTGCTCATCTGGATTCCCCCCAGAGATGGGGGCTGAGGGAATTACTTCCTGTCTTGGAAATTTTTTCCTCTCATCCTATCCATTTTGAAGTTGATACAAATCAAAGTCCAGGAAAGAGGCCACTAGATTCCATGAATTAGAATTTGCTGGCTGCCTGTTCAATAGTTAGTTAGATCTTATTAAGAAACTTTTTTAGTTGCAGATGCTGATTCATTTTCTCCTTAATGAGTCAGCACAGGGGAAATTCTGCttcaaataaaggagttggaggagggagagagaaaacctgTATCTGCATCTTCATGCCTGACTCTTTTCCTCCATCATATTTGTTCAGATTTTAGagtatttgaattctttcattttgtacAACTGTGGAAGAcatatatggattttttttctgtagaaATGATGGTCCAGACAGCATTTGAAGCAAGGAATTTGTTGGCaggagataaagagaaataaactTTTCAACTCCCCTAAGTTTTTCCCTATTCTTTCTACTTTCAGTCTCACTTCCTAGGTGCAAAAACCAGCaacttttcataaaaaaaaagacagctatTAGAGTGACAAAAATCAGAGAAGGATCTAGTTACAGACAATAATTTATCTGTTCTGATCTCTTTCTGCAGGTCCAAACACATATGCAAACCCCTTAGCAATGAAAGAGTTTAAAGAGTTCATCAAAAAGGAAGGACTTGGTGATAAAAGAATCATCTCTCCCAGTCAAGAAGGTAACCAGAAGAGAATTTTGGCTGTGCCCTGCCCTGTATCTTCATCCCCTATCTTGAAccaccttcccttccctgtccaTTCTGATTATTTCCTCCCCTTAGAAGCTGTTTTATCCTAACTTCTTAGTAAATATCTAATTGCTTAAACCATTGTCTAGTATGGGAGCTCTGTGGAAGGAGGTGCTTTTTgcaaataaatgtatttaaacaTGTCTTTGTTTCTGCAGAGTCTTGCACTCCTGAGTAGGCTTAAGGTAAGTGATCTTTAAAAATTTCCCAAGCATCTTCCAGAATTTTCTAGAATTCTACATCTCACCTGGACATTAAGTGGCCCCTTGGCTCAGCTTACCCATAGCAAGGTGAACTTCCCAACCATGAATGAGGGATGgatgacaatttttttaaacatctttcaAATAGTCTTCATCCTCCCCCTGGATTTCTGTGCAATGTTTGCATATACCTTTTTCCATACATCTTATACCCCAGCAGTGGGCCCTGCTAGCCCTTGGGAATATATCACTTCTACTACCTTATTCATTTCCAAGAACCCatcattgattttacctttggTATTTTCTAGGAGGAGATATTATCTTCAACCtcagaatcaaggatatccaggaaatcCCTGCCATCTCCTCAGATGATTAATAGCTCCCTCTGTTTGGTTCCTCTCCTCAGCCTCCTCCTttgctttctaatattttcttccagtTATACATAAATGTATGAAACAATCACTTATGACTCAGACTCTTTTTTTTAAGGGTTTACTGGGGGCAAAGAAATGAGAAGTGGGAGACAGTTAGATAAAGTACACTTGCCTGGAAATCCAAGTATCTTGAATTTCCAAAGGTTGAGAGACTAATTAATGGTTTCTACAAGATGTGGTCAAAAGTTCCATATGTTTCAAAACAGCTAattaaaaggtgaaaattaagATAGTACATAGTTTTTAATTAGAGTAATAACTATAGCAACTGGGTTTATGTTCCAAAACATCAAAAGTGAACACTTGAATCCCTTAGTAGTGGATCATGTGCTTAGTTCTACAATAAATTTGCAAACATTAATTTTCAAAACAGTAAGTTAACAGAgggtgagaaaaagaaaattttgtttttcttctcttactgctattgctagcattttgaTTGCAACACTAAATAATATCagtaataatggacatccttattTAATTCCTGATGTTAtaaggaaggcttctaatttaatCTCCTTACAAATATTGTTTACTAATGATTTTAGGTATATATTTGTTATCAttctaagaaaaaatacatttataactacaatttcaaatattttaataggaattgtTCCAGTATTTTGCAAAagcttttgtttctatttatataattataatctttCTCACTTTTGTTGTTATCAATTATCTTAAGaaatttccttatattaaaccatccctacATAACTGgtaataattttttattcataataTATAAACTTTGGGTCACATTGTTACAGTAtcgatttttgcttctatattcattaatgaaattggcctatagctttctttctctgtttttgattttcCTGGTTTAgttatcagcaccatatttgtttcataaaagaagTCTAGCAGGACTCCTTTATCAGTTGttctaaataattaattttaatactgGAATTAGATTATCTTTAAACGTTTGttgaattcacttgtaaatcctgATGCTTTTTCTTAACAAATTCATATCACAAGCCATAgtctattcaatttcttttactaaaaTAAGTCTatctagatattttatttcctcctcaattagtctaggcaatttccTAGGCAAtatacttccatttcttttcattgcTAAATTTATTGGTATATTATTaggcaaaataattcctaataattgctttaatttcatctttgttcttaaaaaaaagcccaaacccttaccttccatcttgaaatcaatactgtgtatagattccaaggcagaagagtggtaagggctaggcaatgggggtcaagtgacttgcccagggtcacacagctgggaagtatctgaggccagatttgaacctaggaccttccatcactaggcctggctctcaatctactgagttacccagcGGCCCtctcatctttattcttttttttttaaaatatattttatttgatcatttccaagcattattcgttaaagacatagatcattttcttttcctcccccccaccccccatagcctacgcgtaaatccactgggcattacatgttttcttgatttgaacccattgctttgttgataatatttgcattagagtgttcatttagagtctctcctctgtcatgtcccctcaacctctgtattcaggcagttgcttttcctcagtgtttccactcccatagtttgtcctttgcttatgaatagtgtttttttctcctggatccctgcaaattgttcagggacattaaaccaccattaatggagacgtccatttcgttcgattataccacagtgtattagtctctgtgtacaatgttctcctggttctgctcctctcgctctgcatcacttcctggaggttgttcaagtctccatggaactcctccactttattattccttttagcaaaatagtactccatcaccaacatataccacagtttgctcagccattccccaattgatgggcattccctcgttttccagtttttggccaccacaaagagcgcagctatgaatatttttctgcaagtctttttccttattgtctctttggggtacagacccagcagtgctatggctgggtcaaagggtagatattcttttgtcgccctttgggcatagttccaaattgccctccagaatggttggatcagttcacaactccaccagcaatgaattaatgtccctactttgccacatcccctccagcattcattactttcctttgctgttatgttagccaatctgctaggtgtgaggtgatacctcagagttgttttaatttgcatctctctgattataagagatttacaacacttcttcatgtgcttgttaatagttttgatttctttatctgagaactgcctatccatttcccttgcccatttatcaattggagaatggcttgattttttgtacaattgatttagctctttataaatatgagtaattaaaccttagtcagaggtttctatgaagattttttcccaatttgttgtttcctttctgattttagttacattggttttgtttgtacaaaagctttttagtttgatgtagtcaaaattatttattttacattttgtgattctttctatgtcttgcttggttttaaagtctttcccctcccaaaggtctgacatgtatactattctgtgtttacccaattttattatggtttccttcttaatgtttaagtcactcacccattttgaatttatcttggtgtagggtgtgaggtgttgatctattcctagtctctcccacactgtcttccatttttcccagcagtttttgtcaaatagtggatttttgtcccaaaagctgggatctttgggtttatcgtatactgtcttgctgaggtcgctttcccccagtctattccactgatcttcctttctgtttcttagccagtaccaaattgttttgatgactgctgctttgtaatatagtttaaggtcagggactgcaaggcccccatcatatgtgttttttttttcattatttccctggatatccttgatcttttgttcttccaaatgaactttgttatggttttttctaaatcagtgaagaagtattttgggagttccatgggtatggcactaaatagataaataagtttgggtaggatggtcatttttattatattagctcgtcctatccatgagcagttaatgtttttccatttgctcaagtctagttttagttgtgtggcgagtgttttgtagttgtgttcatatagttcctgtgtttgtcttgggaggtagattcctaggtattttattttgtctaaggtgattttgaatgggatttctctttctagttcttgctgctgagctgtgttggagatatatagaaaagctgatgatttatgtgggtttattttgtatcctgcaactttgctaaagttgttgattatttcgattagctttttggttgaatctctaggattctttaagtagaccatcatgtcatccgcaaagagtgataacttggtctcctccttgcctattttgatgccttcaattcctttatcttctctaattgctactgctagtgtttctagtacaatgtcaaatagtagaggtgataatgggcatccttgtttcactcctgatcttattgggaatgcatctagtttatccccattgcagatgatattagctgatggttttagatatatactgtttattatttttaggaatgaaccttctattcctatgctttctagtgtttttaataggaatgggtgttgtattttatcaaatgctttttctgcatctattgagataatcatgtggttcttgctagtttgcttgttgatgtggtcaattatgtggatggttttcctaatgttgaaccattgaattcatccctggtatgaatcctacttgatcatggtgaatgatccttctgatcacttgctggagtctttttgctagtattctatttaagatttttgcatctatattcattagggagattggcctatagttttctttctctgtttttgacctgcctggttttggaatcagtaccatgtttgtgtcgtaaaaggagtttggtagaacttcctcttttcttattatgtcaaatagtttgtatagtattgggattaactgttctctgaatgtttgatagaattcacaggtgaatccatcaggccctggggattttttcttaggaagttctttgatggctttttggatttcaatttctgatatgggattatttaagaattctatttcctcttctgttagtctaggcagtttgtatttttgtatatattcatccatttctcctaaattggtgtatttattgccatataattgggcaaagtaatttctaatgattgccttaatttcatcttcattggaggtgctgtcccccttttcatctttaatgctgttaatttgcttttcttccttcctttttttaattagattgaccagtactttgtctattttgtttgttttttcaaagtaccagcttcttgtcttatttattaaatcaatagttatatcactttcaattttattaatttctaccttaatttttaggatttctagtttggttttctgctggggggttttaatttgatcgctttcgagttttttcatttgcatttccaattgattgatctctgctctcccttgtttgttaatataagcattcagggatatgaatttacctctgattaccgctttggctgcatcccaaaaggtttggaaggatgtctcgccattgtcattttcctcgatgaaattattaattgtttctatgatttcttctttaactaaacggttttggagtatcatattgtttaatttgcaattggttttagatttggttttccatgtaccattactaatcattatttttattgccttgtgatctgagaaggctgcattcattatttctgcttttctgcatttgtgtgctatgtttctgtgacctactgtatggtcaatttttgtgaatgtgccatgtggtgctgagaaggtgtattcctttttatccctatttatttttctccatatgtctattaattctaatttttctaagatttcattcacttcttttacctctttcttatttattttttgatttgatttatctaaatttgataatggttggtttaagtctcccactagtatggttttattgtctatttcttccttcaattctcctagtttctccattagaaatttgggtgctatattatttgatgcatacattttgattaatgatatttcctcattgtctagagccccttttaacaaaatataattaccttccctatcccttttgatcaggtctatttttgcattggctttatcagatatcatgattaccactcctgccttctttctgtcagttgaggcccagaaggtcttactccatcctttaattctgaccttgtgggtatcaacccacctcatgtgtgtttcttgaagacaacatatggtagggttttggattctaatccattctgctatttgtctacgttttatgggtgagttcatcccattcacgttcaaagttatgattgtcatttgtggactccctggcattttgatagccttccctaattctaacctttttcttcttcggctctaccttttagtccagtgatttatttttaatcagtcccccttgtcccctcccttgatgtttccctttttagtccctccctttttgtttcctccccctcccccctctctttccctctccccctccccaacttggttttcccttctccctacccttgttgggtaagatagaattcaagatcccaatggatctggatgtttttccctctcagagttgatttccctgagattgaggtttaagtaagaaaaccccccctctctcttcctctccttcttataggagttttcttcccctccccctcacatgtgaatctttgtgtgagaaagattattctatttggtctttctttaccccttattcatacattacatttcccccacatgttagtatacatagattgatataaatgtagtccttatagaagagagtttgagtaaaagaagaagataacatttttcccctttccttaatatttaccttttcaggtattccttgctctttgattttcggtgtcaaactttccacagagctctggtcttttctttgcaaaaagttggaagtcttctattttgttgaatgcccatactttcccttggaagtatatagtcagttttgctgggtagttgattcttggttggagacccagttctcttgcctttctgaagatcatgttccatgccttacaatcattcagagtagaacttgcaaggtcttgtgtgaccctgattggcattcctttatatctaaattgtctttttctggcttcctgtaggattttttcttttgtttgatagctttggaatttggcaattacattcctgggagttgtcttttgggggtttagtgtagaaggtgttctgtgagctctgtcagtggctgtattgcccccttgttctagaatctctgggcaattttctttgattatatcttgtatcaccatatcgagtttggtgtttatttctggcttttctgggagtccaattattcttaaattatctcttctccctctattttccagatctatcaccttgtcggtgagatattttatgatctcttctaatttcttggtgttttggctttgctttaaagcctggttttcttttatagtttggtcaaactggttttgtagatgcgtgaatttcttttgcattatttcccacttttcctcccagaaggcttccatctttttggtcatttttgattcaaattcttcatgggtttgtggagagtttccatttcctttggaagattttggagcattttcttgtatatcatcttctatctgctctgtattttgtattttggctccatagaatgtgtccaaagtcgcccctttcttcttattttttcttgggattttggggcttctgtgcttctgtggagtttgccatctctgaatggggaggattagcttttcttatctctgtctggtgttcagaggctttagtcctgggcagattgtcggttctatgagctttccctgagttaaactgaatatgcctcactggaactggagtggaagggttggaccaggacGCCACACTCTCCCtgggctctctgggtcgggttgctttccggaagttgccttcagaatacctggccgtgaggctgtttcattggcttgcgggggggggggggggggggggggctttggcttcccagagctccagagggcagggactttcactgagacttggatatcaggatccagcccatgaggctgtcttgcccaccctgagggttgctgttgtttcagaggaccctgctctctgagctgggcggggctgcggcttcccggagccttggactctgcgctcctaccccttaggtctgagtgatctcgggttctggcttttgaggggggccgtaccttttgatccgggtccaggtctaggaggagggttcccagggtctgtgctgttgattgttttgaatttcggcgccttaggagcttatagtttgagatcggtcgggaagggttttccggagatctgaactttagctttctctaagccgccatcttgaccggaactcTCTCTCATCTTTATTCTTGATAAATTCACTATTCTTACTTTTGTTGCTAAtgacttggttttcttctctcttttaaatcATATTAAGCAACAGTTTTTCATAAAAACAACTCagtgttatttattaattcaatggttttcctaagttcaattttgttaatctcaTCTCTAATTCTTAGGATTTCCAATTGtgtatttaattcattattttaatgtgttctttttctagttgttttttttttactatatactcaattcattaatctcttccTTATTTTATTGGTTTAAGACTTTAGAGATACACATGTTCCTCTAATCACTGCTTTTTTTCTGTATCGCATAGGTTTTGGTATGTTCtctcattataatttttaaattagtatttttaaaaatatttttccttgattacatatttcttgttctctccctcacctcttccTATTCccttcctgaagctgacaagcaattccactaggttatacatgtattgtcactcaaaacctatttccaaattattcatttttgtaatactctttgttaaatttaaatgtgGTTGGGactttgaataatatttttattaggtggtcgccagggatttaatttctaaattccaaaattaattactaaagtaaaaggaatttatggtagtttatttacaatatttacaatagaaggaagatattaaggatagatacagagagaaaactctggcttcttctgataccatttagaatctctaagccccagccaggggaagagaatttcaagaagatgggccttatcTGAAgacttcatgcctccagaaaggcgtGGTCACTAAGTctcttagaatttctaagtcccaggcaggggaaaagaaaagcaagtctactaagtcagcctttcactcaccaactgtgacagtctaaaagaagtctgggtgtctgcctgCTAGTTGCTTCTCTGAGGCAGTGCTCAAATCTACAAATGACTGTCtgaatgtctgaatctgaataAATGATCCTTTGCTCCAAGTTCAGGTGACTAACTGTCCTCTTTagtcttttttcctctatttaaagacctttttctcttatgtcacctcctctaaattttcacatctaccaatcacagcagacgcttttctccaagactgcccattctttagttctcaccttctctggttagattatatctttttgggttgcttaaaacctctttttttaagtacaccttttgtagttacttaacacctttttgtggttaattcaccttttgtaattacttaatgcctttttgtagttaaaatctaaaaatagattgtagattaaaattctagtttcactataaaaTAAGAGCTAggtaccttcattattacaatcaggagattacaatttttatcttcacaataaagacaGTTAAGTATCTtcactaaatccaatcttcacaatcccctctgatgagcattgggagactagtctccccatcgatcattttacataatcatcttgtagtcctaaagcacttctaattACAAATGTATACAATACtttattttctaagaggaaattacaatagttagagataaatagaaaagagaaaagcaaaaccaatgttttgttaggcacattgacaaaaagccaaaattagggggcagttccctctggcataaaagtgtacattttaCAGTAAATGTTCAATCCTCTTTTGTTCAATcgattgcacccaaaagttcattctggatattcttgatgcagtgtaggtttctgtaagcatcttttttcaaagagttcattcttctgggatcaaggagttagcaaacttcttttcttgaaattcttcttaaacaaaattttaaatttttgatttttttataaaaaagaataaaaatacaatacaatccccccctgaagagggtgtttatAAATCAGATCAACTCAAAATGTTTGAGTtatgggtgtatgagtcaattgtcaaaagaaaaaatcaaaaacataaaagaaaaataaataaatggaagaaaaaattaaactttgagagagaaaaaaattcaaaattcagaatcaaaatatcaaaaattatgtatataaaatttctgaataaaaaaataaatttataacaggccATTGCTATTAGagtccaattaaaataattttattttatccctCAAGtttgtaggacagaatacagtaatatttcacttactcatttgcagccaagactacaggaagttgtcatactataagagataaaaaagaaactagaatttTGTGTAAAAATGGAAGTGTCATTTTCTGGCCtcatatttcatcatttctcagggataggggagccagactaGCCAATTTTTAGGTACTtttatagaaagtattttacaaggagtgtagttcaagtcctgcttcttaAAATATATCAAGCACTGCAACCTCAAGTTTCACACTATGTTCAAGTCCTTTTATATTGGTATAGAAGTTtatcaatcccacatggattggtttcttttgacctgtgtgctaAAATCTTTTCACAGAGATTGCTTATTTTTATTCCACGTTCCCTAGGCCCTGACCTGTTCTGTTTTAATTCCCAGGACTGATTGCTAACCTGACACTATTTAATcctcccaaattactttgtaataTGAAACAGGTCTTCTGAGTAGCTTCAGGGTGAACACTTTATGGCAGAGTTCAACCCTAGTAGGGTCAGGCCAGAATTGGCTTCTGGCCTTCCCCACATAGACAGTTTGCACAAACTAGCTGGTCAAAGGTCTTCTGAGTATACAGGTACTTTCAGTATGCAGGAGCACTTATAATTTtacagtaaggaagggtttctccAGTCAGAAACAACAGATGTATAGATATTCAGTTCCAGGGTTTAGGAACCAAATCTCCTCAGcttcagagagagaggaagttttAGCTCCAGACAGCCCAAGAGACAGGCAGTCTAAGAGCCCCTAGTAACTGCTGGTATTCACTTTTTAATCTGTTCTCTGTATTCCAGAACTCTTGTCCCTTCATTTCTAGCATGTTCTTGGGTCCAGCAAACCTCTCTCTTTGCAAAATCTCTATCACATGCAGCAAACCCATTCTCTTCATCCCTTACTACACTTTCTAAAGTCTCTTCAGAGGCAATCATCTTTCCCCTTTGTCCTagagccaaaataaaaaaaaaatcagttctccCAGGAATCTTGTCTCCCTTCAACTGTACTCACTCATATgtgttctctcctcttcctcctcagtcATGGCCTGCGAGGGTGTCTAATCAGTGCACATTGTGACAGAAGGTTTGCACAtaaaaaagtgccagactgaagagtttgTGGATATGCttacctcaatgggggaggggtcccaggaggtctGGGATATTGAGAAGACAGAAGATTCTGCCTGAGATTTCAGTTGGATAGCTCTCTCAACCTTGAGAAACCCAGGAGGAGAGGTCTGGCCAAGCCTTTCTCCTGGAGATATCCATCTTTTTCCTCTCCTAGTGACTGGACATtgtctctt encodes:
- the LOC103098204 gene encoding late lactation protein B-like, translating into MELLENINVTMSPLTFSQFKDGNMEVTLTSKTSGKCEEMKVKLKKTDDPMKFSVDEGKRDVYITKTSVPDHWIIICEGELHGKQIRVAKLVGPNTYANPLAMKEFKEFIKKEGLGDKRIISPSQEESCTPE